The Candidatus Kryptobacter tengchongensis nucleotide sequence GGATTCAAGATCGGAACTTCAAGTTTCACCTTTATTTGAGGATAGCATTCCAGCGATAAAGGCTAAAAATAAATTTTATCTTAATTTGACCTTGGATATAGATAGTCTTGATTTAATTAAGGCGAATATGTTAAACAGGTTTATGAAAGTTTTCAATAATAGTTTGAAAGGGATGGCTTCAAAGAACACAAGGATAATGGGAGCAATCTATGCCGCCAGTAGAATCCTCCTGAGTTCTGAAAAGGAAAAAATATTAGTGATTATTAGCGATATGATAGAGGATTCTGAATATAATTTAATAAATCTGAAAGAAGAGGATTTTGAAAGGGTAATTAAAAAAGAATTTAAATCCGGACGTATACCAAATTTGAACGGTGTTACTGTTTATATTGTAACGGTTGGCCTTGATAGCGCTGGTGAGTTTTACAGGCTCATGAATTTCTGGGAGAAATATTTCAAAATGGCTAATGCAAAAGAAATTATTTTTGATAACTTCTTAACAAAATTAAAAACAAAAGGTTAAATCCCCCATGCAGAGGAATGAATTAGTTAAATTAGAAAAATATGGGGTCAGAACAACACCCCAGCTTGTTGTCCTTGTGGTTGATGTAAGCCCATCAATGGAAGAAAAAACCTATGGTGGTCAGATCAAAATCAAAGCATTAAATGAGGTTATGAAAGATTTCATTCAAAGATTGAAGATGTCCAGGAAAAAAGATAATTTTGATATCGCTTTAGTTATTTTCTATGAAAGCGCTGAAAAAGTACTTGACCCAATTCCAGTAGTTGAGCTTGACTCGGCTCCAACGGTTAATTGTAAAGGTAATCTTACATCCATTGCAAGCGGATTAAATCTTGCCAGGAAAATTGTTGATGATTACCTGGAAAAGAATAAAGATACCCGTTTTATCAATCCCGTTGTTATTGTCATCACCGATGGTGAGGAAAACATTAATCCGAACGCGTTGAAAGATGAAGCCAGAAGACTTCAAGATAGCGGAGTGAGTTTGGGAATAGCGCTTTTACCACATCAAGATGAAAGCATCTCAGCACAATCCA carries:
- a CDS encoding von Willebrand factor type A domain, whose amino-acid sequence is MRFLISAIVALIFTSCHIFEDISVDSKRVIVVLLDLSGSTLKARDDYIKPIEKIFSSLSYGDYISILLVDSRSELQVSPLFEDSIPAIKAKNKFYLNLTLDIDSLDLIKANMLNRFMKVFNNSLKGMASKNTRIMGAIYAASRILLSSEKEKILVIISDMIEDSEYNLINLKEEDFERVIKKEFKSGRIPNLNGVTVYIVTVGLDSAGEFYRLMNFWEKYFKMANAKEIIFDNFLTKLKTKG
- a CDS encoding von Willebrand factor type A domain-containing protein — encoded protein: MQRNELVKLEKYGVRTTPQLVVLVVDVSPSMEEKTYGGQIKIKALNEVMKDFIQRLKMSRKKDNFDIALVIFYESAEKVLDPIPVVELDSAPTVNCKGNLTSIASGLNLARKIVDDYLEKNKDTRFINPVVIVITDGEENINPNALKDEARRLQDSGVSLGIALLPHQDESISAQSKNLMRSLVSNENLFIDLSQESNYVDKLRSWLIKSVSI